The region tgcaaagctctttatgcaaggaatagactccggctggagcaaaaagctttggaaacttagcaaaagacaactccaaatcataacgggggtgtttactggccattacggggtcaaaggatttctggccaagatgggacactctgacaacaccgattgtcgtatgtgtggcgaagaggaagagacagtaagacacttaatgtgtgaatgtcacgccctcgccagacaaagaatgaaggactttggagcaggatacctggaaccaaaggactttaaaacgctacccatgagctccatcatccgacacatggatacggtgggaaaagctcttgagtagttgacggatctcttctagggggtaactgcacaaaagatccctatgggtcgaagtgtatccgcaagggcccccgaaaacaataagataagataagataagatggcaaaaaaagtgacagttcactccatcTTATAACTTCATGGTTTCACACGATGCAATTTTATGTACAAGATTCAACTAGATTGGGAATTGGTTCGATAGTAAAACATAAAGGCAGTAACAGGCGGGCGTACCGGATCGCAGACACTTGCAATTTATCTATAGAGCCCTTTAAAATGAATATGGCAACATTTTTTCACTGACATAAATATAGTATAACTGGATGGCATAAGGGGTGGGaggaaatgaccgaacgggataggCTTATGTATCTCttagtaggagtagcagagaaagcgctattactGTTTGTCCTTGttagtctcacattttttttattcccaaCCGTAAATTTAGTGGGAAATATGGCGGGCAACAAAAAAACTCGGCCAATTacagtgtcgcattgcgtatgtttttgttttgtccctcacggacgcaCTCCTATTATAGCGcgtctataggatcctaccatctatgACTGACACTGACATTTTGATTTGACATTCACTTGACAGCACTGACAGCACTCTAGAACGAATAATATTCCGTCGTGCCGAGGAAGTGAAAATAATCACAATTAAAAATGTCCTCGCAAATGTCTGCGATTGATTTACTTAAATTAGGTGATGACTGCAGAGAAAAACCATTTCTGAATAAGTACTGGCCAGAAATATTAGGTGTTGGCTTTGGAATTGCAACAGGAGTTTTCATAAACTTCGGCACGAGACGTCCAGTCTTTAGCGgtaattacataatattaataacaactTGATTATAGAAAACAGGTTCAACCTAAGCAATAGTTGTACATGTTGTTCCACGGTTTATTTTTCAGGGATACAAAAGCACATCCTCGGCGTGGCGGGTTGGGTTGCTGTGCTGAGTTTTGCTCAGAAGAGGCGTGATGCTTATTTTGCCGAAAGAGACGCGGTGTACAGGCATTATGTTGAGCTTCATCCTGAAGACTTCCCAATCCCAGGTATACGTTCGAATGGGGATTAATCCTAGTCAAGCACAATATTCATGAATTAACTCATATATTTTattcagtaaaataattaatattttttgggTACCATGagatataaaatgttattttactGAATACAATGTTTTGATAGCTACCTATCAATAAAAGATAAGGATATGATAAGATGCAGTCtattaggcttgtgcctgctcggtcactacagagagcaTTCCAcactcggtcaatcggtcaaacaaACTAGTttggtcttttagttcctttagttcagttcggtcgttgagagctggaatgaatatgaatcgattttacagtagtttttttaaatctttaacaACTGAATTACGATTCAAGTTGTACAATACTATATGACGGTTAAACATTAAAAAGCTTGacacaataaaaacaattatttgattttcctttatacttttcaggtttaggactgtttgtcactcttttatctcgttcacactcgtgctagcgtcattgtgaaccatttCATTCAGTCTATTTTTGTTTCACTCATGTCAAGCTCTcaccaatcccactgaactaagataagaaaaaaagaaaaaaacagaaATGCACGGAAACTGATGGCAACTTTTTATTTCCCAAGTATTCATTATGAGAATATTCTTAAAAGTTTGAAGGTATATTATATCATTAATCtattgtgttttatttttctgCCATCTAATATAAGCTTTTTGTTACAGAGAGGAAGAGGATTGGAGACATTTTGGAGCCATGGATCCCAATTCGCTAAACCTATTAGaacaatcaatttatttatagtAACTGAAAACTAGTGCAAATAAAACTACTGTTAATTTAAAGatggtttaataaattaatgtaaGGTTCTACAAAACACACAAGCTTGACATTTAATACCCTAAAACGGTAAAGCTGTGCCTTAATCTGGAAACTGGTTTTGACTAGATTCATAATCTATATTCTTATGCTGGTCACTATTGTCTATGTACGTAACAGTGTGAGTGCCAGTCTCTTACAATTGTGCGGTATTAAAAAGTGACACTTATTTTATCTGTATACAGGGGTGGCCCTAAAATTTGTTGCAAAACAATTTTAGGGATATTTATCTTACTGACACTACTTTTACAAAatgttgttaaaaattaaaacaaaactttGATACACTGCAAATGtttgtttaacacattcaaggCCAAGAACCAGACTCTCGTGTACACTGTTCGTAGTGACTACTCGCTACATACGGCAAAGACGTGGCTACGCGTTACAAGCGTAACCCATAGTACTTAGTGGCAATTAATGTGTTAAATCAGCGGCCCGcaaacctctcacttgcggcccgcgagcctccctggctattttgtatgcaatattgacaaatgacaatgtctgataaagtcataaatattaacaaagtgcggcccgcgtccactttgttaactgctatgtggcccttggctgctaaaaggttgccgaccgctgtgtTAAATTATCATACAATATGCTATGCTGCAGTTAAAAAAATAGTCAACATATTTCTGGGCCATCCTGTAATGCCATCCATCATATGCCTACTTAGGTTTCGTatttcgtattttttaaagtccAAAGTGTATGCCTCAGTGCTGGGGAAAACCTCCCTCTGTTTCTTCCTTCCTCGTGTTTTGCCCTGACATCAAACTGTTAGTTTGTGAGcccaattttcatattttacacATCTTTCAAATGATCAATATAACTGCCTTGCGCTGCGACCAGGGGTCGGAAACCGATATttactccatacaaaaataccggtattagaCCGTTCGTTTTCGGTCTTTGGTTTATTTGGTTTCATTTTTAGTGAGACAATcttaataatacgaagttgttacctaaatacatgattcagtacATACAAATCatataataattcaaaatattgggctatttcggggttttaaaaaaataccggttccgagccctggctGCCACAATCGCGCACATAGCCAACAGAGATACTCTGTAAATATTTCAACAATGTCACTATCACAGAACCTTGCTTGGAATAAAAATTACCAATTAACTTAATATGGGTAATGGTTCACAGTCTTTATGTCGATGCAAATAATGTTGTGCTAGAGCAGTAATGTAATCAAACACTTCACCGCAAACCGTGCAGGTGTGGGGTTCCAGCTTGTTGCCGTACTGCTGGAACCCTTTACTCTGACACAACTGGCTGGGCTGGGGCGGATGCTTCCCGGCAACTGAATGCAGCTCTTTAGAGCTGACCAAGCCTATACTTTCGATGTCTGCTGGTCTATGCCCACTGTGTACCTTGGTTGGCAAAGAGCTCTCTTTACCCACATCAATGCCAATGATGTCAATGTTGCTGCTATTGTTATAAGCATCATTTTGAGTTGTGGTATTTTGAGCGCTAATCTGGTGCTTCTTCATCTTGTGTATTTtctgaaacaaaaataattcaattaatctTAGGTACAGAATGTTATTGTTTAGCAGgggatctaaggtcccgttttctaaggggaccttgcattttggagacaaagcaaa is a window of Cydia splendana chromosome 1, ilCydSple1.2, whole genome shotgun sequence DNA encoding:
- the LOC134792542 gene encoding NADH dehydrogenase [ubiquinone] 1 subunit C2, translated to MSSQMSAIDLLKLGDDCREKPFLNKYWPEILGVGFGIATGVFINFGTRRPVFSGIQKHILGVAGWVAVLSFAQKRRDAYFAERDAVYRHYVELHPEDFPIPERKRIGDILEPWIPIR